agtctgcacaactctgccaggacctaggatcaagggagacactcaagtgttttagtactatatctcttgacacaatgatgaaaataatcatggcctctaaaccttcaagctgcatactggaccctattccaactaaactactgaaagagctgcttcctgtgcttggccctcctatgttgaacataatacatGGCTCTCTACCTACCGGATGTGTACCAAGCTCACTAACATTGGCAGTAATAatgcctctcttgaaaaagccaaaccgaCCCAGAAAATAGAAAAAACGAATGGCCTAtatcggtgttcctcaaggttccgttttaggaccactattgttttcactatatatttgacctcttggggatgtcattcaaaaacatgttaactttcactgctatgcggatgacacggATGACACacatacatttcaatgaaacatggtgaagccccaaaagtTCCCTCCCTAgaaacctgtgtttcagacataaggaagtggatggctgcaaacgttctacttttaaactcagacaaaacagagatgcttgttcgatgtcccaagaaacaaagagatcttctgttgaatctgacaatgaatcttgatggttgtacagtcgtctcaaataaaactgtaaaggaccttggtgttactctggaccctgatctctcttttgacgaacatatcaagactgtttcaaggacagctttttttccatatccgtaacattgcaaaaatcagaaactttctgtctaaaaatgatgcagacaaatgaatccatgcttttgatactttaggttagactactgcaatgctctactttctgactacccggataaagcactaaataaacagTTAGTGcttaaatacggctgctagaattatgactagaacccaaaaaatgtatcatattactccagtgctagcctccctacactggcttcctgttaaggcaagggctgatgtcaaggtttactgctaacctacaaagcattacatgggcttgctcctacctatctttctgatttggtcctgccgtacatacctacacgtacgctacggtcacaagacacaggccacctaattgtccctagaatttctaagcaaacagctttcagagctttctcctatagagcctATAgagttcaccggacgtgctacctgtcccagaactgctgttttcaactctctagagacagcaggagtggtagagacgcactcaatgattggctatgaaaagccaactgacatttactcctgaggtgctgacttgttgcaccctcgacaactactgtgattattattatttgaccatgctggtcatttatgaacatttgaacatcttggccatgttctgatataatctccacccagcaccgCCAGAAGAAGACctgccacccctcatagcctggttcctctctaggtttcttcctaggttttggcctttctagggagtttttcctagccaccgtgcgtctacacctgcattgcttgctgtttggggttttaggctgggtttctgtacagcactttgagatatcagctgatgtaagaagggctatataaatacattttatttgatcgGAGCGCCGTGTCTCCCGCTCGCTTAGCGTAGTGACGATTGCAAAGCGGCTCCCTGTTTCGTCcattgctgctcattggaccctataATCACTTGGCTACCCAGCTGACGCCTAATGGACTGTTCATTAACACAGTACTTAATTTAGTTTATCTGTCGACCCCAGGttcgaactcaggccctgtgtgtagctaactgaccctctctacccattcatcgccatttacccgttgttgttgTCCTAGCTGTTAACCCGTTGTTGTTTTAGCTCTCTAATCAACACCTGTGACTGCTTTATGCCTCTCTTTAATGTCAaaatgccttgtatactgttgtttagggtagttctcattgttttgttttactgtggagCCCATAGTCCCGCTCTACATGCCTCTGTTAGCTCCCTTGCCCCACCCCCCACTTATGCGGAGACCTCACCTAGCTTAACTGGCGTTTCCAGAGATGAAGcctctctcattgtcactcaatgcctaggtttacctccactgtactcgcaCCTTACCATGCCCTTGTCtgtgcattatgccctgaatctatcctaccacgcccagaaGTCTGCTCCTTTTAATCTCATTTCCGAACTGCAGTTCCTCTGGttatgtagaggttaacccaggctctgtgtgtccccaggcactctcatttgttgacttctgtaacaaGATAAGACTagggttcatgcatgttaacatcagaagcctcctccctaagatTGCTTCATTCACTGCTTtggcacactccgccaaccctgatgtcctagccgtctGAATCCTGGGtaaggaagaccaccaaaaattaattctgaaatttccatccccaattacaacattttttgtcaagatagaactgctaaagggggcggagttgcaatctactgtagagatgGCCTGCAGAGTTCTATcctactttccaggtctatgcccaaacagttcgagcttctacatCTCTAAAATACATCTCTCCAGAACTAAGTCCctcactgttgccacttgttagagacccccctcagctcccagctgtgcccaggacaccatatgtgaattgattgcccccccatctatcgtcagtgttcgtactgttaggtgacctaaactgggatatgcttaacaccctggctgtcctacaatctaagctagatgccctctgtctcacacaaattatcaaggaacctaccaggtacaaccctaatcCGTTACCATGAGCACTCTCTTAGaaatcatcctgaccaacttgccctctaaatacacttcTGCTGCTTCATTGCCTGTGTCCGCTAcgggtcaaacgaccacccttcATCACAGTCAAACGCTCTCTTAAACAGTTCTGCGAGAAGGCCTTTCTAAACGACCTggtccgggtatcctggaaggatattgacctcatccccgTCAGTAGAGGaggtgccttcctcaccatcttaaataagcatgccccattcaaaaaatgttgaactaagaacagatatagcccttggttcactccagacttgactgcccttgaccagcacaaaaacaccctgtggcACACCGCACTAGCTTtaaatagtccccacgatattcaacttttcagggaagtcatgaaccaatatacacagtcagataggaaagcaaaggctagctttttcaaacagaaattgtCGTCCTACAGCACTAATTCTAAAaaggtttgggacactgtaaagtccatggagaataagagcacctcctctcagctgcccactgcactgaggctaggaaacactgtcaccaccgataaattcaCAATAAGCGAGAatttcaacggctggccatgctttccacctgtctaccccaaccccagccaacagctctgaccccccgcagcaactggcccaagaccccccctcccccttccccttcacccaaatccagacagctgatgtcctGAAAGACCTGcagaatctggatccctacaaatctgCTGGgctggacaatctggaccctctcttcctaaaaggATCCTCCGCCATTGTCACAAACCCTATttctagtctgttcaacctctctttcatatcatctgagattcctGAAGACTGGAAAGTGGCCGcgtcatccctctcttcaaagggggagacactctagacccaaactctTGCAAACCTATATCCACCCTGCCgtgcttttctaaagtcttcgaaaggcAAGTGAACAAATCCCTCCGAATCCCcgaactataaatacctaggtgtctggctagactgtaaactctcctgtatacctcgttggctggtcctcgctacatattcgtcgccaacccctggctccaggtcatctataagtctttgctaggtaaagctccgccatATCTCAgcccactggtcaccatagcaacacccacctgtagcacgcgctccagcaggtatatattttactggtcatccccaaagccaacacctcctttggccgccattccttccagttctctgctgccaaagactggaacgaattgcgaaaatcactgaagttggagacttatatctccctcactaactgtaagcatcagctgtcagagcaggttaccgatcgctgcagctgcacacagcccatctgtaaatagcccatccaaccaactacctacctcatccccatatttgtttttttctgctcttttgcacaccagtagtTCTACTTGACAAtcttcatctgcacatctatcactccagtgttaattgctaaattgtggcctatttattgccttacctccttaattcatttgcacacactgtatacagattttcttttgtgttattgactgtacgtttgtttatcccatgtgtaactctgtgttgttgtttatgtcgcaccgctttgctttatcttggccaggtcgcagttgtaaatgagaacttattctcaactggcatacctggttaaataaaggtgaaataaaataaataaaatactacTGCTTCAAAATATTCCAGTTTGCTAcatcaggaaaataatcctgcagcaacaggaaatgtgaattactttgtggattataattaattcaCATATTTGTAGGGGTTGATCCATTTTTTAAGTGGAAATTGACACGTTAACATTTTGGAAATTACagacttcagaagcctttttaaacctcaaatacactacacattttacatttcctgcttagcaggaaagttctcctggaACAggttgatcaaattaagatcctacatctgtattggCTATGGCGTAATAGTTCCAATTGAAGTCATGGAAACACAGGGAATGGCGACACAGCAGAATGACAGTCGGCTGAATGAGTAGTCTGCAGAAACATGAGTCTAACCATCAGATACTCAAAATGTGTGTTTCCATGTCTGCTCCTGTTCTTCAGTAGCCTCATCCTGGCCTCTCTCTTTAGTCTCCCTAGCACACAtctacaggtagtatatacaatcAATGTTTACTTCCTGTATGACATATGCATCTATACTCAGAACTAGAGACAGTATATTGATTAGATATGCATCTATACTCTAAACTAGAGATAGTATATTGATTACATTGATATACATCTATAATCAGAAGCGGGTGCTCTCTTGTTTCAGCATGCGGATGTTGGTGAAAGATCTGCCGCTTCTGTGGTGGTACCCATATCCCTGGTGCTGATCCTCCAGTCACCGCTGGCTGCTGCCACCAGACGACACACTGCTGCTGTGGCTAGAGCCGCTCGAGCCGCGGTCCTCAAACACACTCACCTCGATCTGAAGGACAGGGATTAaggagtatgagagagagagagagagagagagagagagagagagagagagagagagagagagagagatggtgtgggaCACTGAGTACTATGTGTCAGATGGTGTCAATTGGTACAGTCACGCAACAAtgcacattgacacacacacacacacatacacaatacttAGCACTGTGTAAAAAAGTGATTATTGTGTAGGTAATAGCTTGGCCTTCTGTTATCCCTCTGTGTTTCTCATTctctcaggagagagagggacaatcCAGCAAGGCCAGTGTGATGATCCACTGGACACATCactgtgtaccaaatggcacctatTCACTATATAGCCCCATGGatcctggccaaaagtagtgcactatattgggaatatgGAATAGTACCCATTATCTTTATCCCTGCCTTTCCCTGTagagtgacagaggagagagcagcTCCAGGGGGGAGTGACAGAGGAAACAACAGCGCCAGGGGGAGTGACCGATGAGACAGCAGTTCCAGGGGGAGTGACAGATGAGACAGCAGCTCCAGGGGGAgtgacagaggagacagcagcTCCAGGGGGAgtgacagaggagacagcagcTCCAGGGGGAGtcacagaggaggggggagaaaatTAGGAAGAAACCATTTTTTTGTGAGCTACAACCAGACTAATATAGCCCTCTAACCCTCAAAACATTTACTTTTGAGGCTTTGTGTTGTCACTTACTCACCAGCAGTCAACCCTATAAACCAACCCCTCACTTCCTATTAAAGTTCTAGCATGGTTCTGAGATTAGAAATAAGACCAGCTGTGTAACAATAGACCAATTTATCGCTCAAAAGGATACGACTCTCATGCCTCTCTCTATAGGGTCTGTCAGTAATAGACCTCTGGGGGCGTAGATCTTCTCATTCTGCTCCTGGATGTACCCTGAGATCTTCTTCAACatctgatagagggagaggagagagagaggaggtggagggagaaagacagagacagagagagagagaggggggggggggagagagtgaaagacagacagacagacagacagacagacagacagacagacagacagagaaagacagagacagacagacagagagagaaagagcgagagagagagagacagagagagagagagagagagggagagagagagaagagagaaagagaggagagagaggggggaggggagagggtgaaagacagacagacagacagacagacagacagacagacagacagacagacagacagacagagagagagagagagaaagagggagagaagagagaaagaagggagagagagagaggggagagagagcttaGATTGAAAAATTCAATAGGCAAAATGCTAAAGAATCTTTACCCCTCACTCTtacgtacagtatatatatatatatatatacacatttatttGTATATCTCCACTGTATACTCAAATCACAGCAAAGTGGTTCTTGTTTCAGTCTCGTCTTGGTCATGTTCACGTATGGTCAAACAAAATCACCATAATAATTGGTTGACAATAGcgcctcccacaatgcaggcaATGGCAATCCAATCAAATGTTACAGGTCACagacacatatttagcagatgttactggtcacatactcatatttagcagatgttattgcgggcgaaatgcttgtgttcctaactccaacagtgcagtagtatctaactcacaacaatacacacaaatctaaaagtaaaagaattaaattaataaatattaggatgagcaatgtcagagtggcattaaAACTAAAATAGAGTTGAATAgaaaacaatatatacatatgaaatgagtgaAGCAGTATGTAAAGCagtaacattattaaagtgaccagtgattccatgtctatgtatatggggcagcagcctctaaggtgcagggttgagtaaccgggtggtagccatctagtgatggctgtttaactgatggccttgagatagcagctgtttttcagtctctcggtcccagcgtactgacctcgccttctggatgataacagggtgaacaggctgtggctcaggtggttgttgtccttgatgatctttttggccttcctgtgacatcaggtggtgtaggtatcctggagggcaggcagtgtgccccctgtgatgtgttgtgcagactgcaccaccctctagagagccctgcggttgcgggcggtgcagttgctgtaccaggcggtgatacagcctgacaggatgctcccaattgtgcatctgtgaaagtttgtgagggtcttaggagccaagccaaatttcttcaaccTACTGAGGTTTTCCACCTGACTGTCTGTGGGGTGGAcgatttcagattgtcagtgatgtgtacgccaaggaacttgaagcttttcaccttctccactgcggtcctgtcAATATGGATAGAGgcgtgttccctctgctgtttcctgaagtccacgatcagctcctccattttgttgacattgagggagaggttattttcctggcaccatttcgccagggccctcacctcctcctccttgttgtctgtctcatcattgttggtaatcaacaatcaactactgttgtgttgtctgtaaaCTTGTTGattgaggcgtgcgtggccacgcagtcatgggtgaacaggaagtactggagggggctgagcacgcaccctgtgttgaggatcagtgaagtgtaGGTGTTGTTTCCTTCACCACCTGAGgtctgcccgtcaggaagtccaggacccagttgcacagggcggggttcagacccagtgccccgagcttgatgatgagcttggagggtactatggtgttgaatgctgagctgtagtcaatgaacagcattcttacataggtattattcttgtccagatgggatagggcattgTGATGGTGGTTGCATCGTCAGAGGACGTATTGGgccggtaagcaaattgaagtagGTCTAGTGTGTCGGGTaaagtagaggtgatatgatccttaactagcctctcaaagcacttcatgatgacagaagtgagttccagacacacacacacacacacacacacactagtcttCCTGGGTGGGTATAGCATATCTCTGTCATCCGTCATCTGTCATTTACCGAGATTTTATTAAATCTAGTATAAATAAACTGCTTTCTTCACATATGATCTCTAGATCTCCATGTTGCACACATCTTATCTGACAAAGATattaggagaggagagcagagaggccACTGAATGGCAATGAATGTAGTGTGTCTTGACTCACTTCCAGTACTTTTCCATGGGTCTTGATCACAAAAATGCTTACAAAAACAAACTAAACCTTTAATAGAGATTAATTCTGTGTCTCGATTTGCAGTCTGAACTTCAGTATTGTCTCAGTGAAAGAATGTTTATGAGAACGTAACAAAAACATGGAGATGAATGTTATCAGAGAAGAGGGGCAGGCTGGGAGTTTTTGCTCTCTTAACATCTTGTTCCGTCTGACCTAatgacagggacacacacagctGAGTGGAAgattaatctgtgtgtgtgtgtgtgtgtgtgtgtgtgtgtgtgtgtgtgtgtgtgtgtgtggtgtgtgtgtgtgtgtgtgtgtgtgtgtgtgtgtgtgtgtgtgtgtgtgtgtgtgtgtgtgtgtgtgtgtgtgtgtgtgtgtgtgtgaccatagcagcatcaagATAAAGGCCAGGTGATTAATCCCTTTATCAGCTGTGTTTATGCCTGACAGTCACTTagatggaaaacacacacacacacacatatacacacaccacactagcatggaaacacacccacacacatactcagCCAAATGCCCTGAGATAAAGTCTGACTGAGCCTGTCTctgatatactgtgtgtgtgtgtgtgttttcatttaaCTATCCTTGTGGGTACCAGACGTTCTCACCAGAATAGTAAAACAAGGACAATTcagacaagtggggacattttgcTGGTCCAGACGaggatttaaaaaacaaaacatttttggcATAGgattagggttacaattagggttagggttataattgtttgtgtgtgtgtgtgtgtgtgtgtgtgtgtgtgtgtgtgtgtgtgtgtgtgtgtgtgtgtgtgtgtgtgtgtgtgtgtgtgtgtgtgtgtgtgtgtgtgtgtgtgtgtgtgtgtgcgtgtgtgtccagcTGATAGGAGGACACACGCCAGTGAGCATGTATGGGTGGACAGATTCCAAGGATTACCCCAGGTCTAGATTAACATCTCTGTCATCAAAGCACACTGATTACACAGAGCATTTCAGAACTACTGAAAAACCTGACTATAACAGTTTTCTGCTGAAACATTACACAGTTGAGTTTATTTCCCTGCATCAATGGCCAGTTTCCAAACTGGTATCAGTGTAtcaaaccagtgtgtgtgtgtgtgtgtgtgtgtgtgtgtgtgtgtgtgtgtgtgtgtgtgtgtgtgtgtgtgtgtgtgtgtgtgtgtgtgtgtgtgtgtgtgtgtgtgtgtgtgtgtgtgtgtgtgtgtgtttgtgtgtgtgtgtgtgtgtgtgtgtctgtgtgtgtgtgtgtgtgtgtgtgtgtgtgtgtgtgtgtgtgtgtgtgtgtgtgtgtgtgtgtgtgtgtgtgtgtgtgtgtgtgtgtgtgtgtgtgtgtgtgtgtggatgtttgtGTGCAGCTCACTGGTCTAATCCCCCTGGTCTCACCGTGTATATAAAGCCACATAGAGCATGATCAAACTGAGAGACATGGTTAGGTTGAGGTCAGCAGAAGCATGGCACATCAGCATTGTAACTATCCACAGGAGCATGGATGGCTAGCGCTGAGTAAGCAATCGCTAGCATTAGCGTAGCTTATCCAGCCGTCCATGTTACGTTAGCGTAGCATGTTAACAATAATATGCTGCGCAAAGACTCTATTTTAACGTAACATCAATCAGAGCAGCTGGATAAGCTACGCTACACTAATGCTAACATTTGCCCTGGCATGACGGGATATCAATCGCTAAGCTGTCATTAGCACTGACCTGAGAACAGATGttctgctcgtgtgtgtgtgtgtgtgcgtgtgcgtgtgtgtgtgtgtgtgtgtgtgtgtgtgtgtgtgtgcatgcattctTGCGcacgtctgtatgtgtgtgtgttcagtacctTCTCATAATGTGTCTCCATACAGAGGAAGATGAGGTAGGCTGTAGCGCACGCCAGACATCCCTCCATGTAGGACTGGCCTCCCATCTTCTCTGCCTCTGCATAGTAGCTGTTCAACGTCTTCACTGTGTCTTCCAACAGGGTCcgctcaatctacacacacatgaACCCATGCAAGCTCATACGCAAGGACAAATACACAAGGacgaaggaacacacacacatataacatccacacacacacatacagtatatcgcacacacaaacacacaaacacacaaacaaacaaatacactcacagacacacacacacacaaacacacacacaaacacacaaacaaacaaatacactcacagacacacacgcacagacacagacacacacaaacacacacacaccacaccccaccaggCGCATTCTGTTCACCCAAAATAAATGTTTGTCCTACCGATTTAGAAACTCATGAGTCACTTGTAGCAGTGAAGAATGAACTAAACAACCTTGAAAAGCTCCAACACTACAAACGTGACGTGACAAAGCAATAAGGCACACAACATCAGGAAACAAACTGACAGTTCACACTTCATCTGGATAGTCCACCTGTAGATGCTGTACAGACtgtcagtaacatttcaactaactatcgactaaccctaactttaatcctaacccttactctaaacccaaccttaaccctta
Above is a genomic segment from Oncorhynchus masou masou isolate Uvic2021 chromosome 23, UVic_Omas_1.1, whole genome shotgun sequence containing:
- the LOC135510062 gene encoding golgin subfamily A member 7B-like; its protein translation is MSTEFHNLQELRHSVSVATKVFIQRDYSQGTTCRFQTKFPSELDSRIERTLLEDTVKTLNSYYAEAEKMGGQSYMEGCLACATAYLIFLCMETHYEKMLKKISGYIQEQNEKIYAPRGLLLTDPIERGMRVIEVSVFEDRGSSGSSHSSSVSSGGSSQR